In one window of Thermoleophilia bacterium DNA:
- the ispF gene encoding 2-C-methyl-D-erythritol 2,4-cyclodiphosphate synthase, giving the protein MLRVGIGFDAHRFASKRSLVLGGVRIRDHDGLEGHSDADVLTHAIIDALLGAVGLEDIGVLFPDTDPRYKDASSVQLLEAISRLLWHRGWSVVNVDAVVICEEPKIVGYRAAMQERLAKALGVTAQQVMVKGTTTEGMGFPGRKEGIAAQAVALVMRFVGS; this is encoded by the coding sequence GTGCTCAGGGTCGGGATCGGTTTTGACGCCCATCGCTTTGCTTCAAAGCGCTCACTCGTACTAGGGGGTGTGCGGATTCGCGACCATGACGGTTTGGAAGGGCATAGTGACGCTGATGTCCTAACGCATGCAATCATCGATGCCCTGCTGGGAGCGGTTGGGCTAGAGGATATAGGAGTGTTGTTTCCGGACACCGACCCGCGGTACAAGGATGCCTCCAGTGTGCAGCTCTTAGAGGCGATAAGCCGGCTGTTGTGGCATCGCGGTTGGAGCGTTGTAAACGTGGATGCCGTGGTGATCTGCGAGGAGCCAAAGATTGTCGGCTATCGGGCTGCAATGCAGGAGCGTCTAGCGAAGGCCCTGGGTGTCACAGCCCAACAGGTGATGGTGAAGGGGACCACTACTGAGGGCATGGGTTTTCCCGGGAGAAAAGAGGGAATTGCTGCTCAGGCGGTGGCGCTGGTCATGCGTTTTGTAGGCTCGTAA
- a CDS encoding NYN domain-containing protein — protein sequence MTVYIIDGYNLLHELVGHRAVDDLEEERKRLIDRVASYMGGTSDRAIIVFDSRSQTLQKVESATPNVEVYFGSFSRSADSIIERATYALSVGESVVAVSSDYELQKTIFRANVVRCSSRQFVLDLQEHTKRIANLQKCIRISHRVEDRIDPRVAERLRALRDELARGSGE from the coding sequence ATGACGGTCTACATTATTGACGGCTATAACTTACTGCACGAACTTGTTGGGCACCGGGCGGTCGATGACTTAGAAGAGGAGCGCAAGCGCCTCATCGATCGCGTCGCCAGCTATATGGGGGGCACTTCTGACCGAGCCATCATAGTATTTGACTCCCGCAGCCAGACCTTGCAAAAAGTTGAGAGTGCAACACCAAATGTGGAAGTGTATTTCGGCTCGTTCTCTCGCTCGGCGGACAGCATCATAGAACGGGCGACTTATGCTCTTAGCGTGGGGGAGAGCGTGGTGGCTGTGTCGTCCGATTACGAGCTGCAAAAGACGATTTTTCGGGCAAATGTAGTGCGATGTTCCTCCCGCCAATTTGTCTTGGACTTGCAAGAACACACAAAAAGGATTGCAAATTTACAAAAATGCATTAGAATCAGTCATCGGGTGGAAGATAGGATCGACCCCAGGGTAGCGGAGCGCTTGCGAGCTCTGAGAGACGAGTTGGCGCGAGGCTCCGGCGAGTAG
- the sigH gene encoding RNA polymerase sporulation sigma factor SigH — protein MKRAAAAGRQRRLTRTIPVELWAEPTDEELVAAAKKGDTEAFQILWDRYRHFVRVKASSYFLAGGDTDDLVQEGSIGFFKAIRDYEHDRSTTFRNFAELCITRQIITAIKTASRQKHLPLNTYVSFSHVPAGGDLDSRSLADLLPSGRTSDPVQHVISSEEVESLTCCLVKMLSPLESEVLRYYLEGNSYQAIAARIGHDTKTVDNALQRIKRKVTLHLESRRVLL, from the coding sequence ATGAAAAGGGCGGCGGCTGCTGGGCGGCAGAGGCGGCTAACGAGGACTATTCCGGTCGAGTTATGGGCGGAGCCAACTGACGAGGAGCTGGTGGCCGCGGCCAAGAAGGGTGACACTGAAGCCTTTCAGATCCTCTGGGACAGATACCGGCATTTTGTGCGCGTCAAAGCGAGTTCGTATTTTCTTGCTGGCGGAGACACCGATGATCTGGTGCAGGAGGGAAGCATCGGCTTTTTTAAGGCGATCCGTGATTACGAGCATGACCGCAGTACTACTTTTAGGAACTTTGCAGAGCTCTGTATAACCAGGCAGATCATTACTGCGATAAAGACCGCATCGCGCCAAAAACACCTGCCGCTCAACACATATGTCAGCTTTAGTCATGTTCCCGCAGGGGGCGACCTGGACAGTCGTAGCTTGGCCGACCTACTTCCGTCGGGCCGGACGAGCGATCCTGTCCAGCACGTTATCAGCTCAGAAGAGGTCGAGAGCCTAACCTGCTGTTTGGTAAAGATGCTTAGCCCGCTGGAGTCTGAGGTGCTTAGGTATTATCTGGAGGGTAATTCATACCAAGCGATAGCGGCCCGGATTGGTCACGACACCAAGACGGTGGATAATGCGCTTCAGAGGATTAAGCGAAAGGTTACTCTGCACCTGGAGAGTCGTCGCGTGCTCCTGTGA
- a CDS encoding alpha/beta fold hydrolase — MATDMIRQRCKFPRGAASAAMVVLLAWIALTWVIACGREGPATTPTRPAATAVSFVTSDGIALRGFIFGDSDLGVVLAHMYPADQTSWFDFAGELATQGYQALTFDFRGYGESQGSKDIAHIDRDVLAAVQAIGRAGAKRIVLAGASMGGTASLMAAAQLTSPGAAPESSPAVCGVVTLSAPVEFRGLSARQAVSTLSLPLLLIAADGDVGAQNARELAKLSSNRGDLLIVPGDEHGTNLLLGPSRDQVRQAIMDFLETCLRKD; from the coding sequence GTGGCAACGGACATGATCCGACAACGGTGCAAGTTTCCAAGAGGCGCCGCTTCCGCGGCTATGGTGGTGCTGCTTGCGTGGATCGCACTCACCTGGGTGATCGCCTGCGGTCGGGAGGGTCCAGCAACCACACCTACCCGCCCCGCGGCAACAGCAGTTTCCTTTGTTACCTCCGACGGCATTGCCCTGCGAGGGTTCATATTTGGGGATAGTGACCTCGGAGTGGTGCTTGCTCACATGTATCCCGCCGATCAGACAAGCTGGTTCGATTTTGCCGGAGAGCTTGCCACACAGGGCTACCAGGCTTTGACATTTGACTTTCGCGGCTATGGAGAATCTCAGGGAAGCAAAGATATCGCTCACATTGACCGAGACGTGCTTGCAGCTGTCCAGGCAATTGGCCGGGCCGGGGCCAAGCGCATCGTCCTTGCAGGGGCCTCCATGGGAGGAACCGCTTCCCTCATGGCAGCAGCTCAGCTTACCTCTCCTGGCGCAGCCCCCGAATCAAGTCCGGCAGTGTGCGGGGTAGTCACTCTGTCTGCCCCCGTGGAGTTTCGCGGCCTTTCGGCCAGACAAGCCGTCTCAACGCTTTCTCTGCCCCTGTTGTTGATTGCAGCGGACGGGGACGTAGGAGCCCAAAACGCCCGTGAACTAGCCAAACTTAGCTCAAATCGCGGTGACTTACTAATCGTGCCCGGTGACGAGCACGGCACAAACCTACTACTCGGCCCTAGCCGGGATCAGGTACGCCAAGCAATCATGGACTTCCTCGAGACCTGCTTGCGAAAGGACTAG
- a CDS encoding transporter substrate-binding domain-containing protein, which yields MSYLDGVSCFHGCRKPLGGYLFRRLLRCLKRSFGERLRAVLAIATLALLVVASSAVIAPSAAQASARDHPIIAGAPRDYPPFCLVNSKGLADGFSVQLLRAALAAVGEEVVVIPLSQSQLEQWLSWGTTDVLPFAVRDAELEQELDFSSTYFISQAVVVTRKDAGIHGVKDLEAQDVAVVDGDPVGKFLAAKVPEARLHVVGGAEEALRLLADGTYDAAVTQQLAASWLLQKTGLKDLHIVGPPIADFQEELCFAVLEGNQDLLTALNRGLAAVMADGTYQQLYSRWARLLDLPTGRPIVVGGDANFPPFEYLDDKGRPAGYNVELTYAVAAAVGIPVEIRLGPWADMRQALMTGSIDALQGMFYSPERDEFFDFSVPHLVTNGVAVVRQGDRDPPASVEELKGLRVAVERGDIMHDWASEQGLDSQLVALPSVPEALAAVSRGEADCALVVRPVALYYIAKSGLRDLVVGKTSLLTPEYCFAVKDGRGALLAQFSEGLALIKQSGEYRRIYEKWLGVYEKPRPSTRTILRYVGYAVGPLVVILLAVLAWLWALRREVARRTKELKSSEEQLVQAQKMEAVGRLAGGIAHDFNNLLTAILGYSELLLADEQACSPEAREDVLEIKRAAERGSSLTRQILAFSRRQPLHPEVVCLNDVIESLAPLLRRTLGEDVELVVVKDPNLGFVEVDVHQFEQVIMNLAINARDAMPTGGRLVIETSNVELDAEYARTHPEVVPGSYVAVAVSDTGTGIDKSIIDHIFEPFFTTKEPGQGTGLGLAVAYGIVRQSRGYIFAYSEPGMGATFRIYLPRIGPSPVESEPRERALAFARGKEAIVVVEDEPALCRLTERVLTEAGYRVTCFQSADEALAAIEDGAPADLMITDVVLPGLLQGPDLAARVRELRPDLPVVFMSGYPRNAISHGGRLEGGVELIEKPFTPESLLRKVREALDRTG from the coding sequence ATGTCGTACCTTGACGGGGTTAGTTGCTTTCACGGCTGCCGTAAGCCACTTGGCGGATATCTCTTTCGGCGTCTTCTCCGTTGCCTGAAACGTAGTTTTGGTGAACGACTGCGCGCCGTCTTAGCTATCGCAACGCTCGCTCTGCTCGTTGTGGCGAGTAGCGCGGTTATTGCACCCTCGGCAGCTCAAGCTTCGGCCAGAGATCATCCCATCATTGCTGGAGCGCCCAGGGATTATCCGCCGTTTTGTCTGGTTAACAGCAAGGGACTTGCCGATGGCTTCTCTGTGCAGCTACTGCGAGCAGCCCTGGCCGCAGTTGGCGAAGAGGTAGTCGTTATCCCTCTGTCGCAAAGCCAACTTGAACAATGGCTTTCGTGGGGTACCACTGACGTTCTGCCGTTCGCGGTTCGTGATGCAGAACTGGAGCAAGAGCTTGACTTTTCCTCAACATACTTCATTAGCCAGGCTGTAGTGGTTACGCGTAAGGACGCCGGGATCCATGGCGTCAAGGATCTCGAGGCTCAAGATGTGGCCGTCGTGGACGGAGATCCTGTAGGCAAGTTTCTGGCGGCAAAGGTACCGGAAGCTCGGCTTCATGTGGTGGGAGGGGCTGAGGAGGCGTTGCGTCTGCTGGCGGACGGCACGTACGACGCGGCGGTCACACAACAACTGGCAGCCTCATGGCTGCTTCAGAAAACAGGTCTTAAGGATCTTCACATAGTTGGTCCTCCAATCGCAGACTTTCAGGAGGAGTTGTGCTTCGCTGTTTTGGAGGGCAATCAGGATCTTCTGACAGCCCTAAACCGAGGTTTGGCGGCGGTCATGGCCGACGGCACATACCAGCAACTGTATTCCAGGTGGGCAAGACTACTTGATCTGCCCACTGGCAGGCCAATCGTCGTGGGTGGAGACGCCAACTTTCCCCCTTTTGAATACCTTGACGACAAAGGTCGCCCAGCCGGCTACAACGTGGAGTTGACGTATGCTGTGGCCGCTGCTGTTGGCATTCCGGTGGAGATTCGATTAGGGCCGTGGGCCGATATGCGCCAAGCTCTTATGACGGGCAGTATCGATGCTCTACAAGGGATGTTTTACTCGCCAGAGCGAGACGAGTTTTTTGACTTTTCTGTGCCTCATCTCGTAACAAACGGGGTGGCAGTCGTACGCCAGGGAGATCGTGACCCCCCAGCTTCAGTTGAAGAATTGAAAGGTTTACGCGTCGCCGTGGAACGGGGGGATATCATGCACGACTGGGCTAGCGAGCAAGGGCTGGATAGCCAGCTTGTGGCCCTTCCGTCGGTCCCTGAGGCTCTTGCAGCAGTCTCTCGCGGGGAGGCGGATTGTGCACTGGTGGTACGTCCGGTGGCTCTCTACTACATTGCCAAATCAGGTTTGAGGGACCTCGTTGTTGGCAAGACCTCACTCCTTACGCCCGAGTACTGTTTTGCTGTGAAGGACGGCCGCGGGGCACTGCTAGCTCAGTTTTCCGAGGGTCTGGCGCTAATCAAACAAAGTGGTGAATACAGGCGGATTTACGAGAAGTGGTTAGGAGTCTACGAGAAGCCGAGACCCTCCACACGGACAATCCTTCGGTATGTTGGATATGCGGTGGGTCCTCTAGTGGTGATTCTGCTTGCGGTTTTAGCCTGGCTTTGGGCGCTTCGTCGTGAAGTCGCCCGCCGCACTAAGGAACTCAAGAGCAGCGAAGAGCAACTGGTACAAGCTCAGAAAATGGAGGCTGTAGGGCGACTGGCCGGCGGCATTGCGCATGACTTTAACAACCTGCTTACAGCAATCCTGGGGTACTCGGAGCTGCTGTTGGCGGACGAGCAGGCTTGTTCTCCCGAGGCGCGTGAGGATGTGCTTGAAATCAAGCGGGCGGCGGAGAGAGGAAGTTCTTTGACGCGCCAGATTCTCGCCTTCTCGCGGCGTCAACCGTTGCATCCGGAGGTGGTTTGTCTCAACGACGTAATTGAATCGCTTGCTCCTCTCCTGAGGCGCACCCTAGGCGAGGACGTAGAGCTGGTGGTGGTCAAAGATCCAAACCTGGGCTTTGTTGAGGTCGACGTACACCAGTTCGAGCAGGTCATCATGAACCTAGCCATAAATGCCAGAGACGCGATGCCCACGGGGGGACGGCTGGTCATAGAGACGAGCAACGTGGAACTCGACGCCGAGTATGCGCGCACTCATCCCGAGGTTGTTCCAGGATCGTACGTCGCTGTTGCGGTTTCCGATACGGGCACAGGGATAGACAAGAGTATCATTGATCACATCTTTGAACCATTCTTCACCACTAAGGAGCCGGGGCAGGGAACAGGGCTTGGTTTAGCGGTGGCGTACGGAATCGTAAGGCAAAGTCGCGGTTACATATTTGCCTACAGCGAGCCAGGTATGGGAGCGACTTTTAGGATTTACCTGCCGCGCATTGGCCCTTCTCCGGTTGAGTCTGAGCCGAGGGAACGTGCTTTGGCTTTTGCTCGTGGGAAGGAAGCTATTGTGGTAGTTGAGGATGAGCCCGCCTTATGTCGGCTAACCGAGAGAGTTCTGACGGAGGCTGGCTATCGGGTCACATGTTTCCAGTCTGCTGATGAAGCTCTTGCTGCTATCGAGGACGGGGCGCCTGCGGATCTGATGATCACCGATGTTGTCTTGCCAGGCTTGCTTCAGGGTCCGGATTTGGCTGCAAGGGTCCGGGAGCTCCGGCCCGATCTACCGGTGGTTTTCATGTCGGGGTATCCGCGTAACGCAATCAGTCATGGTGGTAGGTTGGAGGGTGGCGTCGAGCTTATTGAGAAGCCGTTCACGCCAGAATCGCTCCTGCGAAAGGTGCGCGAAGCTCTGGATAGGACAGGTTGA
- a CDS encoding endonuclease V, with product MKENPDSINCLPRADARVCVLACGSAGSDPRTREPLANSFARVSHPWRVSFEEAASIQKKLALCVVIQPFCPPEEGIGKLAAGLDAAYSRNGDSVWAAAVVMDRHFRVVEASVVAGEPDLPYVSGFLAFREGRVLLEALGRLTVRPDVVFVDGHGVVHERGLGLASHIGLLSGLPTIGAPKTPFHAIYRDPPRERGSYYVLTKEWGAEGAALCLRTGVKPIYVSPGHLVDLESAIRLCLAWSTGRRRVPEPLAAAHTLSVKARSGELDGAVALQDNCG from the coding sequence ATGAAAGAGAATCCCGATTCAATCAACTGTCTTCCTCGTGCTGACGCGCGTGTATGTGTTCTTGCTTGTGGGTCAGCAGGCAGTGATCCCCGCACACGTGAGCCGCTGGCCAACAGCTTTGCCCGGGTTTCCCACCCTTGGCGTGTAAGCTTTGAGGAAGCGGCGAGTATACAGAAGAAGTTGGCCCTGTGTGTTGTAATACAGCCTTTTTGTCCCCCCGAAGAAGGAATTGGCAAGTTAGCTGCCGGGCTGGATGCTGCCTATTCCCGGAACGGCGACTCGGTGTGGGCGGCGGCCGTGGTGATGGACCGGCATTTTCGGGTGGTGGAGGCAAGCGTGGTTGCGGGAGAGCCGGATCTTCCGTACGTAAGCGGTTTTCTCGCTTTTCGTGAGGGTCGGGTCTTGCTAGAGGCGTTGGGCAGGCTGACCGTCAGGCCCGACGTAGTCTTTGTAGATGGGCACGGGGTGGTTCATGAGCGCGGGCTGGGTCTAGCCTCTCATATCGGGTTGCTTAGCGGGCTACCCACGATTGGAGCGCCAAAAACTCCCTTTCATGCCATCTATCGCGATCCCCCGAGGGAGCGAGGAAGCTACTACGTCCTTACCAAGGAGTGGGGCGCTGAGGGGGCCGCTCTTTGTCTTAGGACTGGGGTTAAGCCGATCTATGTGTCTCCCGGACACCTAGTGGATTTGGAGAGCGCGATCCGGCTCTGCTTGGCTTGGTCCACCGGGCGACGACGGGTTCCCGAGCCTTTAGCGGCAGCACATACTCTTTCGGTCAAGGCGCGGAGCGGTGAGCTAGACGGGGCGGTTGCTCTTCAAGACAATTGTGGCTAG
- the rlmB gene encoding 23S rRNA (guanosine(2251)-2'-O)-methyltransferase RlmB, with product MDSKWSREGSSSHKSDSQGSQEIGAARPTRIGQVKRTLSTKRTSDGMDLIYGRNAVREALRGRRKVHSVLIAQGEKRQSLEQALRTWCANFNRELPPIAFTSASELTARLGTTEHQGMAAVVDPYEYVNPEEVLRGFSLLVALDQVQDPQNLGAIIRTAEAAGAAVIIPRHRATEVTPAVVKASAGATEHATVAQVRNLSDFLAEARSAGFWVYGAEPGAADIYSDQDYAYPTCFVLGSEGEGLGRRVASFCDVLISVPLLGQVNSLNVSVCAAILLFEAVRQRRKST from the coding sequence GTGGATTCAAAGTGGTCAAGAGAAGGTAGCTCTTCGCATAAGTCAGACTCCCAAGGCTCCCAAGAGATTGGAGCCGCTCGTCCCACGAGAATCGGGCAAGTCAAGAGGACGCTTTCCACGAAAAGAACTAGCGACGGGATGGACCTGATTTACGGGCGCAACGCTGTCCGCGAGGCTCTCCGTGGGCGTAGAAAGGTTCATTCCGTGTTGATCGCCCAGGGGGAGAAACGCCAGTCGTTGGAACAGGCTCTGCGCACCTGGTGTGCGAACTTTAACCGCGAGCTCCCTCCGATCGCTTTTACCTCTGCCTCGGAATTGACTGCCAGGCTGGGAACTACTGAGCATCAGGGGATGGCGGCGGTGGTTGACCCCTACGAATATGTCAACCCAGAAGAAGTGCTGCGCGGTTTTAGCTTGCTTGTGGCATTAGACCAGGTCCAGGACCCACAAAACTTGGGAGCCATCATCCGAACTGCCGAGGCAGCTGGAGCGGCAGTGATTATCCCACGACATCGGGCCACGGAGGTGACCCCGGCGGTGGTCAAAGCCTCAGCAGGCGCTACTGAGCATGCCACGGTAGCTCAAGTACGCAACCTGAGCGACTTTTTGGCCGAGGCGCGCTCGGCAGGTTTTTGGGTGTATGGAGCCGAACCGGGTGCAGCGGACATTTACAGCGACCAGGATTATGCCTATCCGACGTGCTTTGTTCTGGGCTCGGAGGGGGAGGGCCTGGGGCGCCGGGTGGCATCATTTTGTGACGTGCTTATATCAGTGCCTTTACTGGGGCAAGTAAACTCCCTTAACGTCAGTGTTTGTGCAGCCATCTTGCTCTTTGAGGCTGTGCGACAGCGGCGCAAAAGTACGTAG
- the ispD gene encoding 2-C-methyl-D-erythritol 4-phosphate cytidylyltransferase, whose amino-acid sequence MAELRRLTLAIVVAAAGYGTRLDSGLPKQYVPLLGVPMLQRTLMALSACPRVDALALVVHPQDVGYCSMEVDRRQIGKVVAVVPGGEKRAFSVRNGLRALAEIGAWDLVGVHDGARPLVTSAEIERAVAALEEDPRLDGVVLGVPAVDTIKLVDENHLIARTLDRSRLWHAQTPQIFRWRVLLDAYSASDDLLLQATDDAFLVESQGGRVAVVHGSPENIKVTDRFDLRRAERILAERLE is encoded by the coding sequence ATGGCTGAGCTGCGTCGCCTGACCCTGGCCATCGTGGTTGCTGCTGCTGGATACGGCACCCGGCTAGATTCGGGTTTGCCAAAACAGTACGTGCCCCTGCTCGGGGTTCCGATGCTCCAGCGCACTTTGATGGCGCTAAGCGCTTGCCCTCGCGTGGACGCTCTCGCTTTGGTGGTGCACCCCCAGGACGTTGGGTACTGTTCTATGGAGGTCGACCGTCGGCAGATAGGCAAAGTGGTGGCTGTTGTGCCTGGCGGAGAGAAAAGGGCTTTCTCTGTGAGAAATGGGCTGCGGGCTTTAGCGGAAATTGGAGCTTGGGATTTGGTGGGGGTGCACGATGGGGCTCGCCCCTTGGTGACAAGCGCGGAGATTGAGCGGGCTGTGGCTGCTCTAGAAGAAGATCCTCGCCTCGACGGGGTGGTTTTGGGCGTGCCCGCAGTCGATACGATCAAGTTAGTAGACGAGAACCACTTGATCGCTCGTACTCTTGATCGCAGTCGGCTTTGGCATGCACAAACTCCCCAGATCTTTCGGTGGCGGGTGCTTCTTGACGCGTACAGCGCCTCCGATGATCTGTTGCTGCAGGCTACTGACGATGCCTTCCTGGTGGAGTCGCAAGGAGGAAGGGTGGCAGTAGTACACGGCTCGCCAGAGAACATCAAGGTGACCGACCGTTTTGACCTGCGTCGCGCGGAGCGCATTCTCGCCGAGCGGCTGGAGTAG
- the cysS gene encoding cysteine--tRNA ligase, with product MRLYDSMAQDKRDFVPRDPGRVAMYVCGPTVYNYVHVGNARPFVFSLVAKRYFESQGYTVTLVENITDIDDRIIARAAREERTAADVASEFAEAYRNDTDRLGLGRPDIEPYATEHIPEIIELVTKLIERGHAYQRGGDVYFDVTSFPEYGKLSKQQVAEMRHGVRIAPDEDKDDPLDFALWKAAKPGEPAWQSPWGLGRPGWHIECSAMSLKYLGPGFDIHGGGRDLIFPHHENEIAQAEAALGVPFVRFWAHNGMLTLSQEKMSKSRGNVLTLREVLDGHRPEALVTLFLSSHYRSPMEFGEEALEEAERQVERLRNVFVALREREADSPAVGAREGQTLAISCEGDRFLEQVAKRRQAFFEAMADDLNTAAALAEVFLLAREINGALASGLLGRDQARAVHGEMASLVHILGLDGVMEGEETIPPDIVAMAEERQRCRQARDYARADQLRALILERGYEIRDVPGGFKVVKRR from the coding sequence GTGCGCCTTTACGACTCGATGGCTCAAGACAAACGCGATTTTGTTCCGCGAGACCCAGGTCGAGTGGCTATGTATGTCTGTGGCCCCACAGTGTACAACTACGTGCATGTGGGCAATGCCCGTCCCTTTGTTTTTTCTCTAGTGGCAAAGCGATATTTCGAATCCCAAGGGTATACGGTCACTCTGGTAGAAAACATTACAGATATTGACGACCGCATAATTGCGCGCGCAGCGCGTGAGGAGCGAACAGCAGCCGATGTGGCTTCTGAGTTTGCTGAGGCCTATCGCAATGACACAGATCGTCTCGGTCTCGGGCGACCAGACATCGAACCTTATGCTACTGAGCATATCCCCGAAATCATTGAGCTGGTGACGAAACTGATCGAGCGCGGCCATGCTTATCAACGTGGCGGAGATGTCTATTTTGACGTTACGAGCTTCCCGGAATACGGGAAGCTTTCCAAGCAACAAGTGGCGGAGATGCGTCACGGGGTTCGCATAGCACCGGACGAGGACAAGGATGACCCGCTGGATTTTGCCCTCTGGAAGGCCGCAAAGCCGGGTGAGCCTGCCTGGCAGAGCCCCTGGGGCCTCGGCAGGCCAGGCTGGCACATTGAGTGTTCAGCGATGAGTCTCAAGTATCTAGGACCCGGGTTTGATATTCATGGCGGCGGCCGCGATCTCATTTTTCCTCATCACGAAAACGAAATTGCTCAGGCCGAGGCCGCGTTAGGAGTTCCATTTGTGCGTTTTTGGGCTCACAATGGCATGCTGACCTTAAGCCAGGAAAAGATGTCAAAAAGCCGTGGAAACGTACTAACTTTGCGTGAAGTGCTGGATGGCCACCGGCCGGAAGCCCTGGTGACACTTTTCTTGAGCAGCCACTATCGCAGCCCAATGGAGTTTGGCGAGGAGGCGCTAGAAGAAGCAGAGCGTCAGGTTGAGCGATTGCGCAACGTCTTTGTAGCTCTCAGGGAACGAGAAGCAGACAGTCCAGCGGTCGGGGCAAGAGAAGGACAAACGCTCGCGATAAGCTGTGAAGGCGATCGCTTTCTTGAGCAGGTGGCTAAGAGACGGCAGGCTTTCTTCGAGGCTATGGCGGATGACCTCAACACCGCAGCTGCTTTAGCAGAGGTGTTCTTACTTGCTCGCGAGATCAACGGGGCCCTTGCTTCCGGCTTGCTTGGTCGCGATCAGGCGAGAGCGGTACACGGGGAGATGGCAAGCCTGGTGCACATATTGGGTCTTGACGGGGTAATGGAAGGGGAGGAAACGATTCCACCGGACATAGTTGCTATGGCAGAAGAGCGGCAGCGTTGCCGGCAAGCCCGCGACTATGCCCGGGCCGATCAGTTGAGGGCGCTGATACTCGAGCGAGGCTACGAGATAAGGGATGTTCCCGGTGGATTCAAAGTGGTCAAGAGAAGGTAG
- a CDS encoding methylmalonyl-CoA carboxyltransferase, which produces MAADDYNERLRLLREQAYRRGGPERVTERARRGIQTARDRVLSLLDAGTFVELDVLVEGAVTGHGMINGRDVYVFSQDGEVPPEELGDEFVRKAAKIVDLAMKNGAPIVGLYDGGSWWGPGQVINAQARRSAGLDDQAGLGRYSELYFRTVMASGFVPQIAAVLGPCFGVTACGAALADVTLMVRGAGLLAMEGAGLVATGSAGEADSGATLHVEEVAGARTHSEQTGLAHLVADSEAECLEMIRTVLGYLPQNNLEDPPRVESFDPPDRMEEWLDSYAASSVSASRDVREVIRRVVDEGEFVELAPSWAENLVIGFARLGGTAVGLVANQPAVMDGRLNWAAATKAARFVRFCDAFNLPLVVLVDAPGFVRDGHAAGEILRGAAKLTYAFSEATVPKLSVVTGRAYGAAYEIMCSRFVRADFSFAWACAQIAEWGDEEEPDFRESASPFAAAPKGLLDDVIAPSETRPRLIAALRACVGKREGRPPKKHGNILL; this is translated from the coding sequence ATGGCTGCGGATGATTACAACGAAAGACTGCGTCTATTGAGGGAACAAGCATATCGGCGGGGGGGACCCGAACGGGTTACCGAGAGGGCAAGACGAGGCATTCAGACGGCACGCGACCGGGTGCTCTCACTGCTGGACGCGGGAACCTTTGTAGAATTGGATGTGCTTGTCGAGGGGGCGGTAACCGGCCATGGCATGATCAATGGCCGTGACGTCTATGTTTTTTCGCAGGATGGAGAGGTGCCGCCCGAGGAGCTGGGCGACGAGTTTGTGCGCAAGGCCGCCAAAATAGTCGATCTAGCCATGAAAAACGGTGCACCCATAGTAGGGCTCTACGATGGGGGTTCATGGTGGGGGCCTGGACAGGTGATCAATGCACAGGCTCGGCGTAGTGCTGGGCTTGATGACCAGGCGGGACTGGGTCGTTACTCAGAACTCTACTTTCGCACTGTTATGGCCTCGGGCTTTGTCCCCCAGATTGCTGCCGTTCTTGGTCCCTGCTTTGGAGTGACCGCGTGTGGAGCAGCACTGGCTGACGTCACGTTGATGGTGAGAGGCGCTGGCCTCCTGGCGATGGAGGGCGCTGGCCTCGTGGCGACGGGGAGCGCTGGCGAGGCGGATAGTGGGGCTACCTTGCATGTCGAGGAGGTAGCTGGCGCGCGTACGCACTCGGAACAGACTGGTCTTGCTCACCTCGTTGCGGACAGTGAAGCTGAGTGTCTGGAAATGATTCGGACTGTGCTCGGCTATTTGCCGCAAAACAATCTGGAGGATCCTCCGCGGGTTGAATCCTTTGATCCCCCCGACCGGATGGAGGAATGGCTGGATAGCTATGCGGCCAGCTCGGTCTCAGCAAGTCGTGATGTGAGAGAGGTAATCCGCCGAGTGGTCGACGAGGGTGAGTTCGTCGAGCTTGCGCCGTCGTGGGCGGAAAATCTAGTGATTGGGTTTGCTCGACTGGGTGGAACCGCAGTTGGTTTGGTGGCCAATCAGCCGGCAGTGATGGACGGTCGGCTGAACTGGGCAGCGGCCACTAAGGCAGCTCGGTTTGTGCGCTTCTGCGATGCGTTCAATCTCCCGTTGGTAGTTCTTGTTGATGCCCCTGGATTTGTCCGTGATGGCCACGCGGCCGGGGAGATTCTGCGGGGTGCGGCCAAACTGACGTACGCATTTTCTGAGGCCACTGTTCCCAAGTTGAGTGTGGTTACTGGGCGTGCCTATGGGGCGGCCTACGAAATCATGTGTTCCCGGTTTGTACGGGCCGACTTCAGCTTTGCCTGGGCTTGCGCACAAATTGCCGAGTGGGGTGACGAAGAAGAGCCCGATTTTCGCGAGTCGGCCTCGCCGTTTGCCGCTGCTCCCAAGGGGCTGTTGGATGACGTGATCGCTCCGTCTGAGACACGTCCTCGGCTGATCGCCGCTCTTCGGGCTTGTGTGGGTAAGAGAGAAGGTCGTCCACCCAAGAAACACGGGAACATCTTGCTGTAG